One segment of Clostridia bacterium DNA contains the following:
- a CDS encoding NAD(P)/FAD-dependent oxidoreductase: MRVQKTYDILVIGAGPAGSSAAKTAAETGAGVLLLDKKKVMGQPVQCAEFVPFHIINEVDLVPDQVALSVSFLDTYLPDGQVKSMTSKGFVLERSVFDKDLIMAARKAGAEVWMGARVISISREGVLVEAEGEKIEINAGVVIGADGPRSVVGRLIGSSNENFLIGAQYEVVLPKDKMTDRLQVYFHPQWQYGYGWVFPKGRTANIGIGCTNRPATLLNEFLAFLGIDMRYVVRRTGGLIPVGGPVKKTWGQKYLLCGDAAGLTHPITGAGIMAAVVSGKLAGAWAALAVKNNDLSLLDGYEQEWQEMLLPMLSKASMNRRYLLENWTEDQEQFCQLIRETWIAFPEYSNNKRIGG, encoded by the coding sequence ATGAGAGTTCAAAAAACCTACGATATTTTGGTCATAGGTGCCGGTCCTGCTGGGAGCAGCGCGGCGAAAACAGCGGCGGAGACCGGTGCCGGTGTACTCCTGCTGGATAAAAAGAAAGTAATGGGGCAACCGGTTCAATGTGCTGAATTTGTGCCCTTTCACATAATCAATGAGGTGGACCTGGTCCCTGACCAGGTTGCCCTGAGCGTATCTTTTCTTGATACCTATTTGCCTGACGGCCAGGTTAAGTCTATGACTTCCAAGGGTTTTGTACTGGAGCGGTCTGTATTCGACAAAGACCTGATTATGGCTGCCCGTAAAGCCGGAGCAGAGGTATGGATGGGAGCCAGGGTTATATCTATCTCTCGCGAAGGGGTTCTGGTGGAGGCTGAAGGGGAAAAAATAGAAATAAATGCTGGAGTGGTTATCGGAGCTGACGGTCCCCGGTCTGTCGTAGGCCGCTTGATAGGTAGTTCTAATGAAAATTTCCTTATTGGGGCTCAATATGAAGTAGTGTTACCCAAGGATAAGATGACGGACAGGCTGCAAGTTTATTTCCACCCCCAATGGCAGTACGGCTATGGTTGGGTTTTTCCCAAAGGCCGTACTGCCAATATAGGTATCGGTTGCACCAACCGGCCTGCCACGCTGTTAAATGAGTTTTTGGCTTTCCTGGGGATTGACATGAGATATGTGGTACGTCGCACAGGGGGATTAATCCCGGTAGGGGGGCCTGTGAAGAAGACGTGGGGACAGAAATACCTTCTCTGCGGCGATGCCGCAGGGCTGACGCATCCTATTACCGGGGCCGGGATTATGGCAGCTGTGGTCAGCGGAAAACTGGCCGGCGCATGGGCCGCCTTAGCCGTGAAAAACAATGATCTTAGCCTGTTGGATGGTTATGAGCAGGAATGGCAGGAAATGCTATTGCCCATGTTAAGCAAAGCTTCCATGAATCGCCGGTATCTTCTGGAAAACTGGACCGAGGATCAGGAACAGTTTTGTCAATTGATTCGCGAAACATGGATTGCTTTTCCTGAGTATTCAAATAACAAGCGGATAGGAGGATAA
- a CDS encoding lipoate--protein ligase family protein, translating into MKPTWRKLDLGHKTAAENMTLDEVVLTACSQGLIPNTLRFLQFRPHCALVGFFQEVDKEIHVDYCRQHQIDINRRITGGGAIYFDETTLGWEIIALKNDPLFHGPVEELYSYLCQGVIKGLGYLGVKARFRPRNDIEVDGRKISGTGGTELEHAFLFQGTVLVDFNVDTMLNALNIPVKKLVGKEVSSIRERVVCLRELLGYVPAGEAVKDAIAKGFAEVLGVKFEESGLTEQEEKMLSERLPYFASRDWIDRVHKKESQRKSVSAIYKGEGGLIRTSLVVDVPGNRIKSALITGDFFAYPGRIIMDLEAALKDCRAEAAVIRDVVRQCFSGGNAQIPGLTADDFSLAVMEAVTAAREAKD; encoded by the coding sequence ATGAAACCTACTTGGCGAAAGCTGGATCTCGGACATAAAACGGCAGCGGAGAATATGACACTTGACGAAGTTGTTCTAACTGCCTGCAGTCAGGGTTTAATTCCCAATACCTTGCGCTTCTTGCAATTTCGTCCTCATTGTGCATTAGTAGGCTTTTTTCAGGAAGTTGATAAAGAAATTCATGTTGACTACTGTCGTCAACATCAAATTGACATCAACCGTCGCATTACCGGCGGCGGAGCGATATATTTCGATGAAACCACCCTTGGATGGGAAATTATTGCGCTGAAAAACGATCCCCTGTTTCATGGCCCTGTTGAGGAACTATATTCCTATCTATGCCAGGGAGTAATCAAGGGATTGGGGTATTTGGGTGTCAAAGCCCGGTTTCGTCCCCGGAATGATATAGAAGTGGACGGTCGCAAGATTTCAGGCACCGGGGGAACGGAACTGGAACATGCTTTCCTTTTCCAAGGTACGGTATTGGTAGATTTTAACGTGGATACCATGCTCAATGCGTTGAACATACCCGTGAAAAAGCTGGTAGGGAAAGAAGTGAGCTCCATAAGAGAAAGGGTAGTCTGTTTGAGAGAGCTTCTGGGGTATGTTCCCGCCGGTGAAGCCGTTAAGGATGCCATCGCTAAAGGCTTTGCCGAAGTGCTGGGAGTGAAGTTTGAAGAGAGTGGTTTAACCGAGCAGGAAGAGAAAATGCTGTCGGAGCGGTTACCATATTTTGCATCCCGGGATTGGATTGACCGGGTTCATAAAAAAGAAAGCCAGCGCAAATCCGTAAGTGCTATTTACAAAGGTGAGGGGGGCTTAATCAGGACTTCCTTAGTGGTCGATGTACCCGGTAACCGGATCAAGTCCGCGCTTATCACCGGCGACTTTTTTGCCTATCCCGGCCGGATCATCATGGATTTGGAGGCTGCTTTGAAGGATTGCCGGGCGGAAGCAGCGGTTATTCGGGATGTGGTGAGGCAGTGTTTTTCCGGTGGTAATGCTCAGATACCAGGGCTTACCGCTGATGATTTCAGCCTGGCAGTGATGGAAGCAGTTACGGCGGCACGTGAAGCAAAGGATTGA
- a CDS encoding carboxymuconolactone decarboxylase family protein, with the protein MPNTIQAYLDLEKHAANNYGIFDAKTKELMMLAQGVRTPCKYCICIHTYNAIKEGATKEEIYEAASVAIPFGGAKTFAYACTYLTSAVESFWVD; encoded by the coding sequence ATGCCCAATACCATTCAAGCTTACCTTGACTTGGAAAAACACGCAGCGAACAACTATGGTATTTTTGATGCCAAAACCAAGGAATTGATGATGCTGGCTCAAGGTGTTCGCACTCCGTGCAAATACTGCATCTGCATCCATACCTACAATGCTATTAAAGAAGGAGCCACTAAAGAAGAAATTTACGAAGCAGCCAGTGTGGCAATTCCTTTCGGTGGTGCCAAAACCTTTGCTTATGCTTGTACCTATCTTACCAGTGCAGTGGAGAGTTTCTGGGTAGATTAA
- a CDS encoding glycine cleavage system protein H gives MIIEGYLFPDDLLYDKRHFWAKVEGDVVTVGMTEYAVKSAGDLVFVEPVEPGKKTIQDKPFMSVESGKWVGRVYAPVSGSVIEFNEELEFDPTLVNQDPYGAGWLAKLKMDNPAELDNLMGADTVGNWFIPELTRLRKLEAKKTGG, from the coding sequence ATGATCATTGAAGGTTATCTATTTCCTGATGATTTGCTGTACGACAAAAGGCATTTTTGGGCGAAAGTGGAAGGCGATGTGGTCACCGTGGGTATGACCGAATATGCCGTCAAGAGTGCGGGAGATCTGGTGTTTGTAGAGCCGGTGGAGCCGGGCAAGAAAACGATCCAGGACAAACCCTTTATGTCCGTAGAATCCGGGAAATGGGTGGGCAGGGTTTATGCACCCGTTTCCGGCAGTGTCATTGAGTTTAATGAAGAGCTGGAATTTGATCCCACCTTAGTCAATCAAGATCCTTATGGCGCCGGGTGGTTGGCGAAGCTTAAGATGGACAATCCGGCAGAATTAGATAACTTAATGGGAGCCGACACGGTTGGGAATTGGTTTATACCTGAACTGACAAGGTTGCGTAAACTGGAGGCCAAGAAGACCGGTGGCTGA
- a CDS encoding (Fe-S)-binding protein, with amino-acid sequence MQHESFFDSLAREALICARCGYCKVECPVYQELGWESASPRAKMVMAREIINGSISEKQVERVFQCTLCGKCREVCSTSIDTVRAWQELRQHIAGCGLAPDNMKQLTATIADHANITGDEQGNREMWLDSLDDKFKAHVGQPAEVLYFTGCSSSLYPAVYAVPQSFVQLLDLAEVSFGLLGQEEECCGFPLIGAGAFSQGKEMVQRNVRKIQKLGAKRVVTTCPSCYHTLKDTYPQVLGYELPFDVMHASQFLLELINQGKLELHEVRDTVTYHDPCDLGRNSGVYDAPRQVINSIPGIEFVEMPKNREYANCCGGGGNLQAVDGDLVERIGLRRVLEGQATGAKTLLSSCQQCKRTLQNAARKHKVRIRVQDLTELVLKSAKP; translated from the coding sequence GTGCAACATGAGAGTTTTTTTGACAGTCTGGCCCGGGAAGCTTTGATTTGTGCCAGATGCGGTTACTGTAAAGTAGAATGTCCGGTTTACCAGGAATTAGGTTGGGAATCTGCCAGTCCCAGAGCCAAAATGGTGATGGCCAGGGAAATCATAAACGGTTCTATTTCCGAGAAGCAAGTTGAACGAGTTTTTCAATGTACTTTATGCGGTAAATGCCGGGAGGTTTGTTCTACTTCCATTGACACGGTACGGGCGTGGCAAGAATTACGGCAGCATATTGCCGGCTGTGGCCTGGCACCCGATAACATGAAACAATTGACTGCCACTATTGCTGACCATGCTAATATCACCGGCGATGAACAGGGGAACCGGGAAATGTGGCTGGATTCTCTCGACGATAAATTCAAAGCCCATGTCGGGCAACCGGCAGAGGTGCTGTATTTCACCGGTTGTTCCAGTTCCCTCTACCCGGCGGTTTATGCCGTTCCCCAGTCCTTTGTTCAACTGTTGGACCTGGCGGAAGTTTCCTTCGGATTGTTGGGGCAAGAGGAAGAATGCTGCGGTTTTCCGCTCATCGGTGCCGGCGCGTTTTCACAAGGCAAGGAAATGGTGCAGAGGAATGTCCGTAAAATTCAAAAGCTGGGGGCCAAAAGGGTGGTGACCACTTGTCCCTCTTGTTACCACACCCTGAAGGACACCTACCCTCAAGTGTTGGGATACGAGCTGCCCTTTGACGTTATGCACGCCAGCCAGTTTTTGCTGGAGCTGATCAATCAAGGAAAGCTGGAACTCCATGAGGTCCGGGACACAGTTACTTATCACGATCCTTGCGATCTTGGAAGGAATAGCGGTGTTTACGACGCGCCCCGGCAAGTGATCAACAGTATTCCCGGTATTGAGTTTGTAGAAATGCCAAAGAACAGGGAGTATGCAAACTGCTGTGGCGGTGGCGGCAATTTGCAGGCTGTCGACGGTGATTTGGTGGAAAGGATTGGACTACGTAGGGTGCTGGAAGGACAAGCAACCGGTGCGAAAACACTCCTCTCCAGTTGCCAGCAGTGTAAACGAACCTTGCAGAATGCAGCCAGGAAACACAAAGTTAGGATCAGGGTGCAAGATTTAACGGAATTGGTATTAAAGTCAGCCAAACCTTAA
- a CDS encoding FAD-binding oxidoreductase — protein sequence MADYQILADKLGAKMTMDEFERKFYTRDLAPVPKVMTQILFHTMPDAIVKPTAVEDIQEVLSFAQDQKTPVTPRAAATTAYLNTVPVNQGIVLDLNSLRGILSLESDTKVVEVWCGTPWIEVEEELNREGMAVCSCPSSGLSSTVGGWFSMEGYGIGSVQYGCFHDLVEEAEIVLPGGKVIHSTREGEYPLEWFMGKEGTLGVVTRIKFRIRQKPEVIRHFALGFKSLDDLAKAAMKLEETSAKPYNMHFANRVFFELQSELGFGTHCTDYEMLTVTYQGTEDEVQLGEREITRVARETGAMILDREVADEEWEQRFYALKIKRGGPTLLASEVILPLAKLDAFSQTVKKLGQRTAVYAHFMNDGKINCLVLYYADETKMPEYLFLLAKTKMVYDAALALGGRPYGTGLWNAVYVHRVYGADIRSRWLNRKTQLDPYNIMNPGKFYRPPALLHPAVFSLGAGMANGLSRSLGIGRGR from the coding sequence GTGGCTGATTATCAAATACTGGCAGATAAGCTGGGTGCCAAAATGACCATGGATGAATTTGAAAGGAAATTTTATACCCGGGACCTGGCACCCGTGCCCAAGGTGATGACCCAAATCCTGTTTCATACGATGCCCGATGCCATCGTGAAACCAACGGCCGTGGAAGATATCCAAGAAGTATTAAGTTTTGCACAGGACCAAAAAACCCCGGTAACTCCTCGGGCTGCCGCCACGACTGCTTATCTCAATACCGTACCGGTGAATCAAGGGATAGTACTGGATTTGAACAGCCTGCGAGGCATTTTGAGCCTGGAGTCTGATACCAAAGTGGTTGAAGTCTGGTGCGGTACCCCTTGGATTGAAGTGGAGGAAGAACTCAACAGGGAAGGTATGGCCGTGTGCTCTTGCCCTTCCAGTGGGCTTAGCTCTACCGTCGGCGGATGGTTTTCCATGGAAGGTTATGGGATTGGCAGTGTACAGTATGGATGTTTTCATGACTTGGTGGAAGAAGCGGAAATAGTGTTGCCGGGGGGAAAGGTGATCCATTCCACCAGAGAAGGTGAGTACCCGCTCGAGTGGTTCATGGGTAAAGAAGGGACACTGGGCGTGGTTACCAGGATTAAGTTCCGGATCCGGCAGAAACCTGAGGTTATTAGGCATTTCGCCTTAGGATTTAAATCCCTGGATGACTTGGCAAAAGCAGCTATGAAGCTGGAAGAGACAAGTGCCAAACCTTATAATATGCATTTTGCCAATCGTGTCTTCTTTGAGCTCCAGTCTGAATTAGGTTTTGGTACCCACTGCACTGACTATGAAATGTTGACCGTTACCTATCAAGGCACGGAAGATGAGGTCCAATTAGGGGAACGAGAAATAACCCGGGTCGCCCGGGAAACCGGAGCCATGATCCTGGATCGAGAAGTAGCGGATGAAGAATGGGAACAGCGTTTTTACGCTTTAAAAATTAAACGAGGCGGGCCAACTCTCTTGGCTTCGGAAGTCATTCTCCCCCTTGCCAAGTTGGATGCCTTTAGCCAAACGGTTAAGAAATTGGGGCAAAGAACAGCGGTTTACGCTCATTTTATGAATGACGGCAAAATAAACTGCCTGGTCTTATACTATGCTGATGAAACCAAAATGCCGGAATACCTGTTTTTACTGGCTAAGACCAAAATGGTTTACGATGCTGCCTTAGCCTTAGGTGGTCGACCCTATGGAACAGGGTTATGGAATGCGGTCTACGTTCACCGGGTCTACGGCGCAGATATAAGAAGCCGGTGGCTGAACAGAAAAACCCAGCTTGATCCCTATAACATTATGAATCCCGGTAAGTTCTACCGGCCACCCGCCTTGCTTCATCCGGCCGTCTTCTCCCTAGGTGCCGGGATGGCCAATGGATTAAGCAGGAGCCTGGGTATTGGAAGGGGGAGATGA
- a CDS encoding NAD(P)/FAD-dependent oxidoreductase, with amino-acid sequence MAVRDIPRKVVVIGNGVAGNNAAFAVRERLPEAKIVLISEEPFLEYSACALPDYLAGYLSAEDVLVKKQQTYEQANIQLMLGKPVTRIEPEQQKVFLGKRKISFDKLIIATGSQAIIPPVPGVHLPGNFTLKTLLDAQRIMAYPAQAAVVVGSGAIGIETAIALKERGYREVTIIEMMDWILPKSFDKKPAQYLTKMLEDRGIQVLVSERVEEVLGTERVAGVRTSNRVIGCDLVLWAVGVRPNVKLAQEAGLELGTTGGLKVDRYLQTSHELIYACGDCVETEDLFSHRKVLSMLWQPACRQGKLAGLNCAGGQEEYEGSYGVLLIDIYGTKGVAVGLTEQTAPESARVVESTESATYKRLIVDEDRLVGIQVVGKFNGFGPMLHLLKSGFSLRDLKATCDSQALISLVDKPVLLKPYLSLLFKAVEKA; translated from the coding sequence ATGGCTGTAAGAGATATCCCCCGGAAGGTAGTGGTCATCGGTAACGGAGTGGCAGGCAATAATGCAGCTTTTGCTGTCCGGGAGAGGTTGCCGGAAGCCAAGATCGTCCTCATTTCTGAGGAACCCTTTCTGGAATATTCAGCTTGTGCTCTTCCTGATTACCTGGCAGGTTATCTTTCGGCAGAAGATGTGCTGGTTAAAAAGCAGCAAACTTATGAGCAGGCGAATATTCAGCTCATGCTAGGCAAACCCGTGACCCGCATTGAGCCGGAACAGCAAAAGGTTTTTTTGGGCAAGAGAAAGATCAGCTTTGACAAGTTAATTATTGCTACCGGCAGCCAAGCGATTATCCCGCCTGTGCCGGGTGTTCATTTGCCGGGCAATTTCACTCTGAAGACCCTTTTGGATGCCCAGCGGATCATGGCTTATCCGGCCCAAGCGGCAGTTGTCGTCGGTTCGGGAGCCATCGGGATCGAGACGGCCATTGCCTTAAAGGAAAGAGGATACCGGGAAGTTACCATCATTGAAATGATGGACTGGATCCTGCCTAAGTCCTTCGATAAGAAACCGGCGCAATATTTGACCAAGATGCTGGAGGACCGGGGTATTCAGGTGCTCGTTAGTGAAAGGGTTGAGGAAGTCCTGGGCACGGAAAGGGTTGCCGGAGTTAGAACCAGCAACAGGGTCATCGGGTGCGATTTGGTCCTTTGGGCCGTAGGTGTCAGACCCAATGTGAAGCTGGCACAGGAAGCGGGATTGGAACTGGGGACTACCGGCGGCCTTAAAGTAGATCGTTACCTGCAAACCAGCCATGAATTGATTTACGCTTGTGGCGACTGTGTGGAAACGGAGGACCTGTTTTCTCACCGGAAGGTCTTGAGTATGCTTTGGCAGCCTGCCTGCCGGCAGGGTAAACTGGCCGGTCTCAATTGTGCCGGAGGTCAGGAGGAATATGAAGGTTCTTACGGTGTTTTGTTAATTGATATTTACGGCACCAAAGGAGTGGCCGTAGGGTTAACCGAGCAAACGGCACCGGAAAGTGCTAGGGTGGTGGAAAGCACAGAAAGTGCTACCTATAAACGACTAATTGTTGACGAAGATAGGTTAGTAGGAATACAGGTCGTCGGAAAGTTCAACGGATTTGGCCCCATGTTGCACCTGCTAAAGAGCGGCTTTTCCCTGAGAGACTTGAAAGCTACCTGTGATAGCCAGGCTTTGATTTCCTTAGTAGATAAACCGGTATTGCTGAAACCATATCTGTCTCTGCTGTTCAAAGCGGTGGAGAAAGCGTAA